The following proteins are encoded in a genomic region of Drosophila willistoni isolate 14030-0811.24 chromosome 3R, UCI_dwil_1.1, whole genome shotgun sequence:
- the LOC6651285 gene encoding fructose-bisphosphate aldolase gives MTTFFHYPNKELQEELICIARALVTPGKGILTVDESTAVCGRYLQSIGLENTEENRRNYRQLLFTSEAKIAENISGVLLFHETLYQKTDDGVPFVEVLRKKGIIPGIKVDKSCVPLFGSEDEYTTQGLDDLATRCAQYKKEGCDFAKWRCALRISKNTPSHQAIIENANVLARYASICQSQRLVPIIEVEIIPNGDHDMDRAQKVMETVLSALYKSLHDHHIFLEGTLLRPNMVTAGKDSNKTNIPQEIAMATVLAIRRTVPPAVPGVMFLSGGMSEEESSVNLHAINNVPLCKPWALSFAFGRSMQASVLKCWSGRKDNVQNAQIELIKRAKANSLASIGKYVAGSVESVAANEKLFAESIDY, from the exons ATGACCACATTTTTCCACTATCCCAATAAGGAACTGCAGGAGGAGTTAATATGTATAGCTAGAGCGTTGGTGACTCCTGGTAAGGGTATTCTTACAGTCGATGAATCTACTGCCGTTTGTGGCAGATACCTGCAGTCAATTGGCCTGGAGAATACCGAAGAAAATCGGCGTAACTATCGTCAGCTATTGTTTACCTCCGAAGCAAAGATAGCGGAAAATATCTCGGGGGTTTTGTTATTCCATGAGACTCTGTATCAGAAGACCGACGATGGAGTACCTTTCGTAGAGGTTTTACGCAAGAAAGGCATCATTCCTGGCATTAAAGTGGACAAGAGCTGTGTGCCATTATTTGGCTCAGAGGATGAGTATACCACCCAGGGATTAGATGACCTGGCTACACGTTGTGCCCAATACAAGAAAGAGGGTTGCGATTTTGCCAAATGGCGCTGTGCGTTGAGGATAAGCAAAAATACTCCCTCACATCAGGCCATTATTGAGAATGCAAATGTTTTGGCTCGTTATGCATCGATTTGTCAATCGCAACGTTTGGTTCCCATTATTGAAGTAGAGATTATACCCAATGGCGATCACGATATGGATCGAGCTCAGAAAGTGATGGAAACTGTACTCTCGGCTCTCTATAAGTCTCTTCATGACCATCACATCTTCTTGGAGGGCACTCTACTGAGGCCCAATATGGTAACGGCTGGCAAAGATAGCAACAAGACGAATATACCACAGGAAATTGCCATGGCCACGGTGCTGGCAATACGTCGAACTGTTCCACCTGCCGTACCGG GTGTGATGTTCTTGTCCGGTGGAATGTCCGAAGAGGAGTCATCTGTAAATTTACATGCCATCAATAATGTGCCACTTTGTAAGCCTTGGGCTTTGAGTTTTGCATTTGGGCGTTCCATGCAGGCTTCTGTCCTCAAATGCTGGAGTGGGCGTAAGGATAATGTTCAGAATGCCCAAATCGAGTTGATTAAACGTGCCAAG GCCAATAGTTTAGCTAGCATTGGTAAATATGTTGCTGGATCTGTGGAAAGCGTTGCGGCCAATGAGAAACTATTTGCTGAGTCAATTGACTATTGA